CCGTGCAGGACATTCACACCGTGAGAATGGGGGACAGGCTACTCGTCGGAGACGAAGGAGTCAACGGGATGTTGGGGAAATGCATGTATTTTGAGAGACAGGAGGCCGCGCGCTGCGAGCGGGATGACATCAGCAGCGATTGTACATTGAATCGGTCAGGTGTGCTTAAATTTGAATCGGCAGACATGCCCGCCCCGGACAATGCATTCGTCATGCACGACGGGGCGCCCGACGAAGGTCGAGAGCAGGGCGAGATCAAAATGGCAGATCTCGGGAAAGCGAGCGGCGAGTTGGTGAAAGACACAATTCGTGGCCTCGATCATCGGAAGCTGGCGACCCGATAACTCCGTCGCCTTCGCTTCATACCCTAACTCCTGCATGACAGCCGCCAGGTGCTTCACCCGTTCGGTAGGATTCTCCGGTAGACGGTGAGCGGCCTGCATCTGTGTCCCGACTTGATTGCCCAACCTCTCGAATCGCGCGATCAGCGCGTCCTCTCCTTTCTCGGTCCTGAGCGAATCCAATAACAATTCCGAGAACCACGAATATTTGCGCGGAAAGCTCTCGTTGCCGGCGGTGCTCAGGACATACAATTGTTCCGGCCTTCCCCCCGTGGCTTGCGTCGCGCCTTTGATCACGAGGCCTTCCGCCTCAAGGGAGGTCAGGTGCTGCCGCACGGCATTCCGCGAGACGTGCAGGCGGCCTGCCAGCTCCTCTACAGTGAGGCCTGTTTTCCGTTCCAAGAGCAACCGTAAGAGCTGCTCCCGGCGAGTGGCTTGAGGGTGCATCCAAGAATTTCCTCGTCCGAAATATACAGAAAGGACTGCGCAAATGTCTATTACAACACTTATAACATATATTACTTGACAAATGGTGTGTTCGCGACTACTCTGCGCATTCTCAAGCATCGAGGTGTCCTTTCAACCCAGGAGGTTTCTCATGACTCGTGTGATCCGTTCACTGTCTGCACTCGTATTGGTTCTCATGTCGGTGGCCTGTACACACAGCCCCCAGGCGGCCACGCCATCGGCGGCACCCTCGGCCAAGGTAGCGGATACCAAAGCGGCGCTCCGCGACCTGTGGCTCGGACACATCTTGGCCATACGTAACGTGGCAGTCGCGACGATGGACAAGAATCCCGCGGCCCGAGAGGTCGCTGAAAAGGGCGTGGTGACTAATGCCGAACAGATCGCCCGGTCGGTGGAGCCGTTCTATGGCAAGCCGGCGTCGGACAAACTCTTCACCTTGTTGGCCGGTCACTACGGAGCGATTCGCGATCATTTGGACGCGACAGTTGCGGGCAATCCCACCCAGCAAGATGCGGCCATGAAGCAACTCACCGCCAATGCCGGTGAAATCGCCACATTCCTGAGCGGAGCCAATCCCTATCTGCCGAAGGATACGGTGCTCGGATTGCTCATGGCCCATGCGGCCCATCACATCACGCAATTCCAACAGTTGAAGGCCGGCGAGTATGCGCGGGAAGCCGAGACCTGGAACGGCATGAAGCAACACATCTATGTCGTGGCTGATGCGTTGACCGGCGCCCTGGCCAAGCAGTTTCCAAACAAGTTCTGAGGGAGGGCGATCGGACGTCATCGAGGCGCGCCTTCCCTCTTCAAGAGGGAGGGCGCCGCCGAAGCGGTGTTCGGTCGAATAATACGGCACAAGAGGACGAGATGCCGATTTCGTGATGCGTGGACAATCAGTCTATCTGGTTCGTGCCGCCATAAGAGGGTGACGCCTGCCGGCTCCTCCGTGCGTCCCAAAACGGGGCCGACGCATTTCTTGTCCGGTCGATGTATCATTGCAGCGGCCGAGACTCAATCTTCCAAACTATCGATAGAAGGGACGGGCACAGGGTGACACCTGGATGATGAATGAGCAGATTGTGGAAAAGATGAGGAGCGGCGAGGAGAACCAATCAGGTGAAGTGGACCTCTTGCACATGAGGTGATCTATGCTGCCTGGAAGAAAACGGACTCTTGTCGCCCGTCTGATGGCAGGAGCCGGCTGCATCTGTGGCATAGCGGGCTTCTTGATGCCTCCGACCGCTCAGATGGCTGGGCCGGCAGACTTTGATTGGTTTGCTGCCGGAACCGTGCTGATGGTGTTCGCCGTCTATTTGTTGGTGGACGGTGCGGTAGCATTCCAAAAAGCTCGCGCTGAAAATGACCTAGAACCGGGAATCAGAAGAGACTCTTCCTTTGGCCGTAGTACTCACCCGAAACCGGTCGGCCCCTAGGTAATGGAACTCTTGCGGGTAATGTGGGGTTCCTTCGGTGGAGCACATTTCCAACGTTCCTGGGAAAAAGGCGAAGGCGCGGAAAGCCCATGCGTAGGAAGTTGTCGAATGCACCGGAAAGGAAGATGGAACCATGGCACCGTGCGCGCCGCGGTCTCCTTCCTAGAATGCGGCGCTTCACGCAGTAACCCGGTTCCCGCTTTTGTCGTTTGCAGGCTTAAGGGCTCAGGAGAAAGTTCTGTGTCGCATCAGCAGCAGAAATATCCACATTGACGGCCGTCTGAGTGGCATATCCGATCGCGGAGGCCTCCATCGTATACTTTCCTGCCACTGCGGACTGCGCCGCTGCATTCAGTGTAATGGGCAGGGTGGGGCTGTATTGGCCAAGCGATGGCGCGCCGCTGGGCAGCATGAGGGCGTACTCAGAGTCGCCGGGTGGATTACCGGCTACAAGGGTGGCGGGTTGCGATTTCACGGTGACGACGGGACCGCCGTTGAGCGATTGCTTTGCCGCAACAAAGACTGTTGGGTCGTCGGTTGACGGGTTCAAGGTCACCGTGCCGCTAATGCTCCTGGCGGTGGAGGCCTGCAACAGGATTGGCGCAGCTTGAGTGCTAATGATGGTCGTGCTGGTGTCGCTTGTGACCGGCACCCCGGCGATGACCGCGGTCGCATGGTTGTCCGCCGTGATGACGACGTCGTACTGTGCCGGGTCAAGCCGGGCGAGGAAGAATTTGCCGGTCAGCGAGTTCGGCACCGTCGCGCGAACGATCGCACCGTTCATTTGGGCCGAGACGACGACATTGGTCAGAGACTGATCAAGAAAGCCTTCGATGCCGTTCAACGCAAAAGGAATGGCTTTGATCACGGGTTTGAGCGCGTATGTATTGTTACTGCGTTTCACGACCGACTGGCAGGCGTCAAAGTCCAGCAGCAGATCGACCCGTTGTCCGGGATCCACGGTGAACTGATGGATCAATTTAATTCCGGTTTGGACTCCACTGGGCGTATCCAACGCAAGTTCACTAGGTTGGCCGGACAGCACAACCGAATTGGCCAAGCGCTGACCGGGGCTGTTGGGGACCAACACCAGGCGCAATTGCGTGTAATGGCCTGCCGCCAGCGGGGCCTCGCCGAGATGTTCAAGCGCAAAATTTGGTTGCGTGGGATCGTTAAGATCGAGCAGATTGATTTTGCGCGGTGGGTCTAACGTGATATCGGCCCAGCCGCTGCTGTTGTCACTCGCGTTGTCGCTTTGATGCACCCGCACTTTGCCGACGGTGACATTCACCTCATCAAAGCCGCAGGCCGGCGCATCGGTTAGCGACACGCTCAGGACACCAGGCTGCGTACTATCCCCACCATTGCTGCCGCATCCGGCTATCAGAGCAGTGAGCAGTACTCCCATGAGCCCTATGATGAGCGGTGTGGAATGGTTCTCGGTTGTGTTCATGTGTGTCACCTGTTCTTAAATGTCTAACGTAGTCAGCAGAGAGACGAGACGCGTAGCGTTCATATATGAGAGTGGCGTGCTGGTGCGTCAGCGATCGAAGCCGCTCCTCCCTGAGGCAAATGTCATGCTATGCAGTTGTATTCTGAAAAACCGTGTAAACCGCCGTCTTCCACAGTCGGTAATAGCCTCCATCTGTGTACAAAATGATCCAGAAGCCAAGCGGCTCTGCTTACAAGCCGGACCGTCACATCAAATACGGTCCCAATACTCTCGCCCCGCGCCGCTGTTGCGCAATGCTACTTTAGTAGTTTGACTGCAGGTGACCGGTATTCTGATACAGATCGCTTGGTTAGCTAAGCCGCTAGTAGTGGCCTGAAGTGCAAAAGGTAAGCGGGTGATTTAAGGTGGTTATAGAACTTGATGAAAAGTGATCTGACAGCTGCGCGGTGTATCGTCTGTGTCAGCCGTGCTCAGATGGCGAGCTTTAGGCTGTCCTGCAAGTCAAGGAACGCGACGGCGCTGTACTCAGATCCACTTCCGGCAGTACCTGGAGTGGGGAATCCAAGTCTATCCCGATAAAACCTCAGCGATCGTTCAAGGTCGTCAACCTACAGAGTAATAACTGTGATCCGAGACTTCACAGTCTTACCTTACCTAACTTGTAGGATGAGGATCTGATGCACGCTGTGAAATGGGCTAGTCCCTTGCACTGTGAAAAATAGTCCGAATAAACTCTTCAAGAGGAAGGAATGAAGCACATTTCCGCAGTCGTTCCAAATTTGCCTCTGCTGCGATCAACTCATTATGAATAGTGTTGATGTAACGTTTTCTCTTGCCTGAAGAAATATAGACCAACTCTTCTAGCTTAGATTTTGGATCGAAAAGGGCTTCTGGATTGGGAATTGAATTGGGCGGTGAGGGGAGATTAAAAACTTTCTGGATTGCGATTGCGTCCGACAAAAGCCAGGACTCAATCATTTGAACTGGAACAACAATCGCGTGTCTTGAGATCGGTGAAGGATTCAGAGCTTCCCGCAGTTCATTTTCAAGATCTGTCGCCGACTTGTTATCTAAGTCATGGACAACTACCAATGAGGTGCATCCTCGTGAACGAAGGTTTATGGCCCACTGCCTGCACTTTCCTCTTATCTTGCCGCATCCATGTCCGACGAATGGTTTTACCTTACAGTGGCGACCACCAGTGATTCTTGGTATGAGCGCTCTAATTACTTTGACGTCGCTATGATCTTCTGCGATTAAGCCAAGGCTTCTAGACATCCTCAAAACCCGCGTGTCGCCAGAATTCACCTAGGTTTCCGGATGTTCTCAGATACTCTTTCAATGCCCTGAAACCTCTGGCAGAAAGTCCTTCCGGAAGAGTAACAGCGACCGTGCCGGACGATCGCGAATTGCTAACAAGGAACACATTTTCGGGAGCCAATTGATCTAGCACAAAATCAGAATGTGTCGACAGGACAATCTGCTTTTGCTTTGAATAAGACTTGATCAGTTCAATGAGGCTGGATAGCAATCCATGATGAATGCACACTTCAGGCTCTTCTAAGAGAAGTAACTCGCTTACGTCTGTACTGAGATACAGAAGTACGGCAAGAGTTTTGAATGTCCCCTCTGATAGCTGACTAGGGGATAATTTGGTGCTATGGATGACGAAGTGAGGGACGACTAGTACTCGTTTGATTTCCTTTTTAACAATGCGCCCCCCCGTGCGGACTTCGACCTCACTTGAGGGCACTCGAACAGGATGAAATTCGATCTTATCTACAAGCCTTAAGCCTTGCTTCCCAACAATAGATTGATATTCTTGAAAGCTATCCGGGCTCTTCTCTTTGAATAGGTAAAGATCATGAAGAAACTTGGCATGGCGACCATAGTTCCTATGCCGGAGATAGTCATCCTCCTCCAAGGTAATGTACGCGGGGCATTCAGATGGATTCGTGTATTGAGAAGCACTGTAGTAGCTGATCTTTGAAATGAACCCCTGGATGGTTTGCAGAATGGGCAAAATGGGTTCTTCCATAAATGCTTGAGGGAGATCACCAGGCGTAATTTCCGCCCCTCGCGAAAGCGCCGTTCGCTTCCATTCCATAATAAATTGGGGGAGAAGATACTTCGGCTCCTCTCGGCGAACTCTAAACAGAAATGAGGGAAAGGAAACCCACTGATCTTCGCCAGTCACTGCTCGAAGATTCCATTTCTCGGCCGCACTTATCACTTCCTCGGTATTTCTTTCTGTAGTGGTGTAGTCAATTACCGCTTCATACTCTACAGTCCTTCCATCAACTTCAAAGTCTATGCGCAATGTACATTGACTAGCAGCTTTCTCGGAAGAACGCCCCCAAGGGCGCCAGCCAATTACCTTTCTGAGCAAGAGCAAGGCACTAAGTATATTTGTCTTCCCAGACCCATTGATGCCTATAAGTGCAGAGAGTTCAGGATGCAATATGGCCGAAGTCTCACGGCAAGAACGGTAATTTCTTATTGTAAAGCCCGCGATTCGCATCAGAATTAGTTTAGGGATACTAGAGCATTGGCTTGACGTCAGGATAGCGACCCCGAAGATACAGATCGCTACCCGCGACTTTCTAAAGAAGATGGGTTTATTGCTCTCTACTATGTCCCGTGAGATCGATAATGATGAAACAGGCTACTTTCTGTTCGTAGAGGTGTCAATTGATACTTATCTGTTGGACCCAAAATAGTTGCCTTTATTGCTCCCTCCAAGCTTGCTCGTCTATTTCTCTCTCCAGTCCTAGGAAGGATGGAGGGGGGCCGCTCTGCGACTTGCGAGGAGTCGCATGACCTTGGGTGCGGTCGCCGCGGGTGACACCACCCACTGTATATGTTCCTTCCGAGATTGCTGAATACGCTTCTTCGGCCTTGGAACGAGGCCCTATCCTATATTGAATGCTCCTGCCCAGCTTGCCTATTCTTTCCTCACCGGAAGGTGGCCTGATTGATCTGCCACTGCGCGCGTCCAACGAGCACCGCCCGCAATGTGAGAATCTAGAAGATCTTGTGTGCGCGTTGCGCGAGCACAGGAGATCATCAGGTCACACTTCCGCTCTTCCTATTGTGTGGCCTCTGCGGGCATGGGCGGCAACCTGGCTGGTCCCGCCACCTTTTCTTTGTAAGGCCGCAACCTTCTTGCCGACTACACTCCATGTCCACCTCCACCCACTACGACATCATCATCATCGGTACCGGGGCCGGCGGCGGTACGCTGGCCTACAAGCTGGCTCCGTCCGGCAAGGAGATCCTGCTGCTGGAACGGGGCGGGTACCTTCCGAGGGAAAAGGACAATTGGAGTTCACGGGCAGTGTTCGTGGAGAGCAAGTACAAGGCCAAGGTCGGGTGGAAGGACAAGAACGGCAACAGCTTTCACCCGGGCATCCATTATTATGTGGGCGGGAACACGAAGGTCTACGGGGCCGCGCTGTTGAGATTCCGCCGGCAGGATTTCGAAGAGATCAAGCATCACGGCGGCATCTCACCGGCCTGGCCGATCCGCTACGAGGATCTGGAACCGTACTACACGCAGGCCGAGCACCTGTACCACGTCCACGGCACCAGGGGGGAAGATTCGACCGAGCCGCCGGCCGGCGCGCCGTACAAGTATCCCGCCCTCCCGCACGAGCCGCGCATTCAGGAATTGCATGAGGATTGGCAGAAGCTGGGCTATCGGCCATTTCATTTGCCGGTCGGCGTCATGCGTGATGAAGAGCGGCCGGAACGGGGCGCCTGCATCCGGTGCGGGACCTGCGATGGCTTTCCCTGCCT
The DNA window shown above is from Nitrospira tepida and carries:
- a CDS encoding DUF4382 domain-containing protein → MNTTENHSTPLIIGLMGVLLTALIAGCGSNGGDSTQPGVLSVSLTDAPACGFDEVNVTVGKVRVHQSDNASDNSSGWADITLDPPRKINLLDLNDPTQPNFALEHLGEAPLAAGHYTQLRLVLVPNSPGQRLANSVVLSGQPSELALDTPSGVQTGIKLIHQFTVDPGQRVDLLLDFDACQSVVKRSNNTYALKPVIKAIPFALNGIEGFLDQSLTNVVVSAQMNGAIVRATVPNSLTGKFFLARLDPAQYDVVITADNHATAVIAGVPVTSDTSTTIISTQAAPILLQASTARSISGTVTLNPSTDDPTVFVAAKQSLNGGPVVTVKSQPATLVAGNPPGDSEYALMLPSGAPSLGQYSPTLPITLNAAAQSAVAGKYTMEASAIGYATQTAVNVDISAADATQNFLLSP
- a CDS encoding AAA family ATPase codes for the protein MRIAGFTIRNYRSCRETSAILHPELSALIGINGSGKTNILSALLLLRKVIGWRPWGRSSEKAASQCTLRIDFEVDGRTVEYEAVIDYTTTERNTEEVISAAEKWNLRAVTGEDQWVSFPSFLFRVRREEPKYLLPQFIMEWKRTALSRGAEITPGDLPQAFMEEPILPILQTIQGFISKISYYSASQYTNPSECPAYITLEEDDYLRHRNYGRHAKFLHDLYLFKEKSPDSFQEYQSIVGKQGLRLVDKIEFHPVRVPSSEVEVRTGGRIVKKEIKRVLVVPHFVIHSTKLSPSQLSEGTFKTLAVLLYLSTDVSELLLLEEPEVCIHHGLLSSLIELIKSYSKQKQIVLSTHSDFVLDQLAPENVFLVSNSRSSGTVAVTLPEGLSARGFRALKEYLRTSGNLGEFWRHAGFEDV
- a CDS encoding helix-turn-helix transcriptional regulator, coding for MHPQATRREQLLRLLLERKTGLTVEELAGRLHVSRNAVRQHLTSLEAEGLVIKGATQATGGRPEQLYVLSTAGNESFPRKYSWFSELLLDSLRTEKGEDALIARFERLGNQVGTQMQAAHRLPENPTERVKHLAAVMQELGYEAKATELSGRQLPMIEATNCVFHQLAARFPEICHFDLALLSTFVGRPVVHDECIVRGGHVCRFKFKHT
- a CDS encoding DUF4276 family protein, with product MSRSLGLIAEDHSDVKVIRALIPRITGGRHCKVKPFVGHGCGKIRGKCRQWAINLRSRGCTSLVVVHDLDNKSATDLENELREALNPSPISRHAIVVPVQMIESWLLSDAIAIQKVFNLPSPPNSIPNPEALFDPKSKLEELVYISSGKRKRYINTIHNELIAAEANLERLRKCASFLPLEEFIRTIFHSARD